In Anaerobranca californiensis DSM 14826, the genomic window TCTTAAATCCAGGAAAAGTAGTTAAGTATTAATAAGGATCTAATAAAAATATCTAATAATAATCTAATAAATACTAATCTAATAACCTAAAAATAAGAGCAAGCTTTATCCCTTTGGATAATCTTGCTCTTATTTTTGTATATCACCTAGTTCTTTAATAGCCTTAATACACCACAAACGTATTTCAGTATTTACATCTGGGGGTAGATCTTCTATGGAATACCAGCCCATTTGTTCGCTTTCTTCATTAAGGACAAAGTTAGCATTTCCTTTAACTTTAGCAAAATATACTAAATCTACATGTTGGTGCTCATTTTTAATATTTTCTAATTGAATCCCTTTAGGGAGAATTAATTGTTGAGGATAATCAATATCTAATCCCTTCTCTCCCACTAAAATTACATCTAACCCTGTCTCTTCTTTAACTTCCCTAACTGCTGCCTCATCAGGAATCTCATTATCTTCTATATGCCCACCAGGGGGAAGCCACATTTTCAATTTTTTATGCTTTAACAATAAAACTTTATTTTGATGAACTACAAAAACAGCTACAGTAAAATGTTTAAACATATTACTTGTCAAATATACAGGATGGGCAACAGCTATTTGTTTTACAACTAGG contains:
- a CDS encoding NUDIX domain-containing protein yields the protein MFKHFTVAVFVVHQNKVLLLKHKKLKMWLPPGGHIEDNEIPDEAAVREVKEETGLDVILVGEKGLDIDYPQQLILPKGIQLENIKNEHQHVDLVYFAKVKGNANFVLNEESEQMGWYSIEDLPPDVNTEIRLWCIKAIKELGDIQK